The following coding sequences lie in one Azospirillum humicireducens genomic window:
- a CDS encoding MucR family transcriptional regulator, with the protein MTIDQTELQSLTAKVVAAYVGNNSVPVHDLPTLINSVQAAFRNLGEEKPAQAKAELVPAVAIKKSVTPEYIICLEDGKKLKMLKRHLKTVYDMTPDEYRAKWGLPAEYPMVAPNYAKARSEMATKLGLGRKRAAAE; encoded by the coding sequence ATGACCATCGATCAAACCGAACTGCAATCGCTGACCGCCAAGGTCGTTGCCGCCTACGTCGGCAACAACTCGGTTCCGGTCCACGACCTGCCGACGCTGATCAACAGCGTGCAAGCGGCGTTCCGCAATCTGGGCGAGGAGAAGCCGGCCCAGGCAAAGGCAGAGTTGGTTCCGGCTGTCGCGATCAAGAAATCGGTCACGCCGGAATACATCATTTGCCTGGAAGACGGTAAGAAGCTGAAGATGCTGAAGCGGCATCTGAAGACCGTCTATGATATGACGCCTGACGAATATCGCGCCAAGTGGGGTCTGCCGGCCGAATACCCGATGGTCGCGCCGAACTATGCCAAGGCCCGCTCCGAAATGGCAACCAAGCTCGGTCTCGGCCGCAAGCGTGCGGCAGCTGAATAA
- a CDS encoding DUF1127 domain-containing protein has product MAKATQSFLSSTDLTRRISAGDGKGAGHWMIALFDRFATWSERRRQRRTLQSMPDHLLSDIGISRVDAEQEAHKPFWQG; this is encoded by the coding sequence ATGGCAAAGGCTACGCAGTCGTTCCTCTCCAGCACAGACTTGACCCGTCGCATTTCGGCCGGAGACGGCAAGGGCGCCGGTCATTGGATGATCGCCCTGTTCGACCGCTTCGCGACCTGGAGCGAGCGGCGGCGCCAGCGGCGGACGCTGCAGTCCATGCCCGACCATCTGCTGTCCGACATCGGCATTTCCCGCGTCGATGCGGAACAGGAAGCCCACAAGCCATTCTGGCAAGGTTGA
- a CDS encoding GFA family protein, with amino-acid sequence MSGSGNERKSVTEDLGPALSGGCLCGSVRFLLAERPDGVVACHCGQCRRFHGHIGAYITVPRDTVVFDADGTLTWYRSSNFAERGFCGRCGSSLFWKGDGKSEIEIAAGSLDQPTGLKTLRHGYVGDKADYYDIADGLEQFPGPSEDE; translated from the coding sequence ATGAGCGGCAGCGGGAACGAACGGAAAAGCGTCACGGAGGACCTGGGGCCGGCGCTGTCCGGAGGCTGCCTGTGCGGCAGCGTACGCTTCCTGCTGGCCGAGAGGCCGGACGGGGTGGTCGCCTGCCATTGCGGACAATGCCGCCGCTTCCATGGCCATATCGGCGCCTACATCACCGTTCCGCGCGATACCGTCGTTTTCGACGCAGACGGAACATTGACTTGGTATCGCTCGTCCAACTTTGCGGAGCGCGGCTTCTGCGGCCGTTGCGGCTCCTCCCTGTTCTGGAAGGGCGACGGCAAATCGGAAATCGAGATTGCAGCCGGCAGCCTGGACCAGCCGACCGGGCTGAAGACACTCCGCCACGGCTATGTCGGGGACAAGGCCGATTACTACGACATCGCCGATGGTCTGGAGCAGTTTCCCGGCCCGTCGGAAGACGAATAG
- a CDS encoding aspartate carbamoyltransferase catalytic subunit produces the protein MSANPSPDTVFPHRHLLGIEGLRAGEITQILDLADGYVEQNRRPVKKSTLLDGRTQVNLFFENSTRTRTSFELAGKRLGADVINMSTDSSSVKKGETLIDTAMTLNAMHLDALVVRHADSGAVKLLADKVNCSVINAGDGHHEHPTQALLDALAIRRRLGRLDGLIVAICGDILHSRVARSNIHLLNAMGARVRCVAPPTLLPSQIERLGVEVHHSMKTGLRDADVVMMLRLQTERMSGQYVPSTREYFYFYGLDYEKLEVAKPDAVIMHPGPMNRGVEIDSEVADDLKRSMILDQVELGVAVRMAVLDLLTRDRRQSDLAGANQ, from the coding sequence ATGAGCGCGAACCCGTCCCCCGACACGGTCTTCCCGCACCGCCATCTCCTCGGTATCGAGGGGCTGCGGGCCGGCGAGATCACCCAGATCCTCGACCTCGCCGATGGCTATGTCGAGCAGAACCGCCGCCCCGTGAAGAAGTCCACCCTGCTGGACGGGCGCACGCAGGTGAACCTGTTCTTCGAGAATTCCACCCGCACCCGCACCAGCTTCGAGCTGGCCGGCAAGCGGCTGGGCGCCGACGTGATCAACATGTCGACCGACAGCAGTTCGGTGAAGAAGGGCGAGACCCTGATCGACACGGCGATGACGCTGAACGCCATGCACCTGGACGCGCTGGTGGTGCGCCACGCCGATTCGGGCGCCGTCAAATTGCTGGCCGACAAGGTCAACTGCTCGGTCATCAATGCCGGCGACGGCCACCACGAACACCCGACCCAGGCCCTGCTCGACGCCTTGGCGATCCGCCGCCGCCTCGGCCGGCTCGATGGGCTGATCGTGGCGATCTGCGGCGACATCCTCCACAGCCGCGTTGCGCGCTCCAACATCCACCTTCTGAACGCCATGGGGGCTCGGGTGCGCTGCGTGGCGCCGCCGACCCTGCTGCCGTCGCAGATCGAGCGGCTGGGCGTCGAGGTCCATCATTCGATGAAGACCGGCCTGCGCGATGCCGACGTGGTGATGATGCTGCGCCTGCAGACCGAGCGGATGAGCGGGCAGTATGTCCCGTCCACCCGTGAGTATTTCTACTTCTACGGCCTCGATTACGAGAAGCTGGAGGTGGCCAAGCCCGACGCGGTCATTATGCACCCCGGTCCGATGAACCGTGGTGTCGAGATCGATTCGGAAGTCGCCGACGACCTCAAGCGCTCCATGATCCTCGATCAGGTGGAGCTGGGCGTTGCCGTGCGCATGGCCGTGCTCGACCTGCTGACCCGAGACCGCCGCCAGTCCGACCTTGCGGGAGCCAATCAATGA
- a CDS encoding acetoacetate--CoA ligase — MDTPLWSPSEERIAQANLTAFREAANARFGLRLDDYDALYNWSIAEKERFWRFLWEWAGLTGDLGSVDLLDGDKMPGARWFPEASLSYAENLLAGALDDNAVVFWGEDKVKYRWSGAELKATVSRLQQALKAKGVGKGDRVAAIMPNMPETLAAMIATTSLGAVWSSCSPDFGIQGITDRFGQIEPKVVFAPDAYWYNGKSHDVRSKVAEVLKDLPTVVATVIVPYVDKAPDVSTIQAAVGFQEFMAPFPAAEPTFERVGFDHPLFILYSSGTTGKPKCIVHGTGGTILQHVKEHRLHCDLKRGDRLFYFTTCGWMMWNWLVTGLASGTTLVLYDGSPFAPSGNILFDYADAEQVTLFGTSAKFIQSLEKSGLEPMKTHSLASVRALASTGSPLMPENFEFVYRSIKQDLHLASISGGTDIMSCFVLGNPTSPVWKGEIQTRGLGMAVEAFDDNGHAVRGEKGELVCTRPFPSMPIGFWADPDGSKYRSAYFDRFPNIWVHGDFIEQTDHGGWVIYGRSDAVLNPGGVRIGTAEIYRQVEQLPEIMEAVCIGQEWDGDVRVVLFVVLREGMKLDEALAATIRKRIKDNCSPRHVPAKIVQVTDIPRTRSGKITELAVRDAVHGRPIKNTEALSNPQALDEFRERIELSGA, encoded by the coding sequence ATGGACACTCCGCTGTGGAGCCCGAGTGAGGAGCGCATCGCGCAGGCCAACCTGACAGCCTTCCGCGAGGCGGCGAATGCGCGCTTCGGACTGCGGCTGGACGACTACGACGCGCTCTACAACTGGTCGATCGCGGAGAAGGAGCGGTTCTGGCGCTTCCTTTGGGAGTGGGCCGGGCTCACCGGTGACCTTGGCAGCGTCGATCTGCTGGATGGCGACAAGATGCCGGGTGCCCGCTGGTTCCCCGAAGCGAGCCTCAGCTATGCCGAGAATCTGCTTGCCGGCGCGCTTGACGACAACGCCGTCGTCTTCTGGGGCGAGGACAAGGTCAAGTACCGCTGGAGCGGAGCGGAGTTGAAGGCCACCGTTTCCCGGCTGCAGCAGGCGCTGAAGGCCAAGGGTGTCGGCAAGGGCGATCGCGTGGCTGCCATCATGCCCAACATGCCTGAAACTCTTGCGGCGATGATCGCCACCACCAGCCTGGGGGCGGTCTGGTCCTCCTGCTCGCCCGATTTCGGCATCCAGGGCATCACCGACCGCTTCGGCCAGATCGAGCCGAAGGTGGTCTTCGCCCCCGACGCCTACTGGTACAACGGCAAAAGCCATGACGTGCGGTCGAAGGTTGCAGAAGTTCTGAAGGACCTTCCGACCGTCGTCGCCACAGTGATCGTGCCTTATGTCGACAAGGCGCCGGACGTCTCGACGATCCAGGCTGCCGTCGGTTTCCAGGAGTTCATGGCGCCCTTTCCGGCTGCCGAACCGACCTTTGAACGGGTCGGTTTCGACCATCCGCTGTTCATCCTCTATTCCTCCGGTACCACCGGAAAGCCGAAATGCATCGTCCACGGCACCGGCGGTACAATCCTCCAGCATGTGAAGGAACACCGGCTGCACTGCGACCTGAAACGTGGTGATCGGCTGTTCTACTTCACCACCTGCGGCTGGATGATGTGGAACTGGCTGGTGACCGGTCTGGCCAGCGGGACGACGCTGGTTCTCTATGACGGCTCACCCTTCGCCCCCAGCGGCAACATCCTGTTCGACTATGCGGATGCGGAGCAGGTGACGCTGTTCGGAACCTCGGCCAAATTCATCCAGTCGCTGGAGAAGTCCGGGTTGGAGCCGATGAAGACCCATTCTCTCGCCAGCGTCCGCGCTCTGGCCTCCACCGGCTCTCCTCTGATGCCGGAGAACTTCGAGTTCGTCTATCGTTCCATCAAGCAGGATCTCCATCTCGCCTCGATCAGTGGCGGCACCGACATCATGTCCTGCTTCGTGCTGGGCAACCCAACCTCTCCGGTCTGGAAGGGCGAGATCCAGACTCGGGGCCTCGGCATGGCGGTGGAGGCGTTCGACGACAACGGCCACGCTGTGCGCGGCGAGAAGGGCGAACTCGTCTGTACCCGCCCCTTCCCCAGCATGCCCATCGGCTTCTGGGCCGATCCCGACGGGTCGAAATACCGCTCCGCCTATTTCGACCGCTTCCCCAACATCTGGGTGCATGGCGACTTCATCGAGCAGACCGACCATGGCGGCTGGGTGATCTACGGCCGCTCGGACGCGGTGCTGAACCCCGGCGGCGTGCGCATCGGCACGGCGGAGATCTATCGTCAGGTCGAACAGCTGCCGGAAATCATGGAGGCGGTCTGCATCGGCCAGGAATGGGACGGCGATGTGCGCGTCGTTCTGTTCGTCGTCTTGCGCGAGGGCATGAAGCTGGATGAGGCGCTGGCGGCGACGATCCGCAAGCGGATCAAGGACAATTGCTCGCCCCGCCATGTGCCGGCGAAGATCGTGCAGGTCACCGACATCCCGCGCACCCGGTCCGGCAAGATCACCGAACTGGCGGTGCGCGACGCCGTCCATGGCCGCCCGATCAAGAACACGGAGGCGCTGTCCAACCCGCAGGCGCTCGACGAATTCCGCGAGCGTATTGAACTGAGCGGAGCCTGA
- the rpoH gene encoding RNA polymerase sigma factor RpoH, translating to MLKKLLTGENASLTRYIEESKRFPILAPDVERDLAIAWRERGSPQALEQLVGSHLRLVIKIARGFGGYGLPLVDLVAEGNVGLMQAAQKFDPQRGFRFATYATWWIRAAIQEYILHSWSLVKMGTTAAQKKLFFNLRRLKSQMAELEQGDLSPETVATIAAELDVPETEVVEMNRRLAANDSSLDATLSTDGETNWLELLADDRPTQDTMLAEADELALRRRLVGQALDRLDARERRILFERRLKDDPSTLEALSQQFSVSRERVRQIEVRAFEKLQKAVLSAAQALRRPVAPMVA from the coding sequence GTGCTGAAGAAACTGCTGACCGGTGAAAACGCCAGCCTGACCCGGTACATCGAAGAATCAAAGCGCTTCCCGATCCTGGCGCCGGATGTGGAGCGCGACCTCGCCATCGCTTGGCGGGAACGCGGAAGCCCCCAAGCGTTGGAGCAACTCGTGGGCAGCCATCTCCGCCTCGTGATCAAGATCGCCCGCGGCTTCGGCGGCTATGGCCTGCCTCTGGTCGATCTGGTGGCGGAAGGCAATGTCGGACTGATGCAGGCCGCCCAAAAGTTCGATCCGCAGCGCGGCTTCCGCTTCGCCACCTATGCCACCTGGTGGATCCGTGCCGCGATCCAGGAGTACATCCTGCACAGCTGGTCTCTGGTTAAGATGGGCACCACCGCTGCCCAGAAGAAGCTGTTCTTCAACCTGCGCCGTTTGAAGAGCCAGATGGCCGAGTTGGAGCAGGGCGACCTTTCGCCGGAGACTGTGGCCACCATCGCCGCCGAGTTGGACGTGCCGGAAACCGAGGTGGTGGAGATGAATCGCCGTCTTGCCGCCAACGACAGCTCGCTCGATGCCACCCTGTCTACCGACGGTGAGACCAACTGGCTTGAACTGCTGGCGGATGATCGTCCCACCCAGGACACCATGCTGGCGGAAGCCGACGAACTGGCGTTGCGCCGCCGGCTTGTCGGTCAGGCTTTGGACCGCTTGGATGCACGTGAACGCCGCATCCTGTTCGAGCGCCGCCTGAAGGATGATCCCTCGACCCTCGAAGCCCTAAGTCAGCAATTTTCGGTCTCACGCGAACGCGTGCGCCAGATCGAGGTGCGGGCTTTCGAAAAGCTACAGAAGGCCGTGCTCAGTGCGGCCCAGGCGTTGCGCCGTCCGGTTGCCCCGATGGTGGCCTGA
- the plsY gene encoding glycerol-3-phosphate 1-O-acyltransferase PlsY has translation MVTLVLAALLGYLLGSIPFGLVLTRMAGLGDIRQIGSGNIGATNVLRTGNKPLALATLLLDSGKGAIAALLALWWSGPEAAVLAAGGAMLGHSFPVWLGFKGGKGVATALGVLLAISWPVGLLACLSWIVMAALFRISSLSALTALGISPLTGWYFGGPLVAGLCLFIAILVFIRHEANIRRLLKGEEPKIGSGKKKAA, from the coding sequence GTGGTGACTCTCGTGCTTGCCGCCCTGCTGGGCTACCTGCTGGGCTCGATCCCCTTCGGGCTGGTGCTGACCCGGATGGCGGGTTTGGGCGATATCCGTCAGATCGGATCGGGCAACATCGGCGCCACCAACGTGCTGCGCACCGGCAACAAACCGCTGGCCCTGGCGACCCTGCTGCTGGACAGCGGCAAGGGTGCCATCGCCGCCTTGCTGGCACTGTGGTGGTCCGGGCCCGAAGCGGCGGTTCTGGCCGCCGGCGGTGCCATGCTGGGCCACAGTTTTCCGGTCTGGCTCGGTTTCAAGGGCGGCAAAGGTGTGGCGACGGCGCTGGGCGTCCTGCTGGCGATCTCCTGGCCGGTCGGTCTGCTGGCCTGCCTGAGCTGGATCGTCATGGCGGCGCTGTTCCGCATCTCCTCGCTGTCGGCTCTGACGGCGTTGGGCATCAGTCCATTGACCGGATGGTATTTCGGCGGACCGCTGGTCGCCGGCCTCTGCCTGTTCATCGCCATTCTGGTCTTCATCCGCCACGAGGCGAACATCCGCCGGCTGCTGAAGGGCGAGGAACCGAAGATCGGCTCGGGCAAGAAAAAGGCGGCATAA
- a CDS encoding dihydroorotase produces MTARIVYRNARLLDPATGLDQRADLLIDGEKIADFGPGLFSGSTPEGAEVVDLAGQCLAPGLVDMRVLIGEPGEEEKDTIKSASRAAAAGGITAMALLPNTDPVLDEVAGLEFIARRAREVKLVKVFAYGSATRGTEGKEITEMGLLSHAGAVAFTDGTKPIASAKTMRRALSYAKTFGKLIVQHPEEPSLAAGGMMNSGEIATRLGLVGIPREAEIIMIERDLRLAELTGGRLHFAHITTSESVDLIRRAKARGLKVTCDTAPHYFALTETDVGDYRTYAKVSPPLRGEMDRRAVVEGLADGTIDAIASDHVPQDQDQKRLPFAQAAPGVIGLETLFPLTLELVHKGKMPLLKALACVTSNPAAILDLAVGRIVKGGPADLVAFDLDVPWQIDVGRFKSKSKNSPFENRPVQGRPLRTIVDGRTVWQAED; encoded by the coding sequence ATGACCGCCCGTATCGTCTATCGCAATGCCCGCCTGCTCGATCCGGCGACGGGTTTGGACCAGCGCGCCGACCTGCTGATCGATGGCGAGAAGATCGCCGATTTCGGTCCCGGCCTGTTCAGCGGCTCCACGCCGGAGGGGGCAGAGGTCGTCGATCTCGCCGGCCAATGCCTCGCTCCCGGCCTCGTCGACATGCGCGTGCTGATTGGCGAGCCGGGCGAGGAGGAGAAGGACACGATCAAGAGCGCGTCCCGCGCGGCAGCGGCCGGCGGCATCACCGCCATGGCGCTGCTGCCCAACACCGACCCGGTGCTGGACGAGGTCGCCGGGCTGGAGTTCATCGCGCGGCGCGCCCGCGAGGTGAAGCTGGTCAAGGTCTTCGCCTACGGCTCCGCCACGCGCGGCACCGAAGGCAAAGAGATTACCGAGATGGGCCTGCTGAGCCATGCCGGCGCGGTCGCCTTCACCGACGGCACCAAGCCCATCGCCAGCGCCAAGACGATGCGCCGCGCGCTCAGCTACGCCAAGACCTTCGGCAAGCTGATCGTGCAGCACCCGGAGGAGCCGTCGCTGGCCGCGGGCGGCATGATGAATTCGGGCGAGATCGCCACCCGCCTCGGCCTTGTCGGAATCCCGCGCGAAGCCGAGATCATCATGATCGAGCGCGATCTGCGGCTGGCCGAGCTGACCGGCGGGCGCCTGCATTTCGCCCACATCACCACGTCGGAGTCGGTCGACCTGATCCGCCGCGCCAAGGCACGCGGGCTCAAGGTGACCTGCGATACCGCCCCGCATTACTTCGCCCTGACCGAGACCGATGTCGGCGATTACCGCACCTACGCCAAGGTGTCGCCGCCGCTGCGTGGCGAGATGGACCGCCGGGCTGTCGTCGAGGGGCTGGCCGACGGCACCATCGACGCCATTGCGTCCGACCATGTGCCGCAGGACCAGGACCAGAAGCGCCTGCCCTTTGCCCAGGCCGCCCCTGGCGTTATCGGGCTGGAGACGCTGTTCCCGCTGACGCTGGAACTGGTACACAAGGGCAAGATGCCGCTGCTGAAGGCACTGGCCTGCGTCACCTCGAACCCGGCGGCGATTCTCGATCTGGCCGTGGGCCGCATCGTTAAGGGCGGGCCGGCCGATCTTGTCGCCTTCGATCTCGACGTTCCCTGGCAGATCGATGTCGGCCGCTTCAAGTCGAAATCGAAGAACTCGCCCTTCGAGAATCGTCCGGTCCAGGGCCGGCCGTTGCGCACCATCGTCGACGGGCGCACCGTCTGGCAGGCGGAGGACTGA
- a CDS encoding HU family DNA-binding protein: MNQAELIETVATNAGIKKADAAKVVQAVFEGISGALGRGEDVRLAGFGIFEVAERAAREGRNPRTGEVVAIAASKAPKFKPAKQLRDLVNG; this comes from the coding sequence ATGAACCAGGCCGAACTGATCGAAACCGTCGCCACCAACGCCGGCATCAAGAAGGCCGACGCGGCCAAGGTCGTTCAGGCGGTGTTCGAGGGCATCTCCGGCGCGCTGGGTCGCGGCGAAGACGTGCGCCTGGCCGGTTTCGGCATTTTCGAGGTGGCCGAGCGCGCCGCCCGGGAAGGCCGTAACCCCCGCACCGGCGAAGTCGTGGCAATCGCCGCTTCCAAGGCTCCGAAGTTCAAGCCAGCCAAGCAGCTGCGCGATCTGGTGAACGGCTGA
- a CDS encoding TerC family protein → MDGMLATVFLEFLGKPIWIWLIFIGVVLTLLVLDLGVLNRRDHVIEVGESLKLSAFYIAVAMLFGGWVWYSMGSEAGLQYYTGFFVEKSLSLDNVFVISLIFSYFAVPRELQHRVLFWGILGVIVLRGLMIGAGAALVSEFHWVLYLFGAFLVLTGIKMLFAKDEETNLGENAALRFLKRHIRVTDRFHGHHFVVKEPSGPGGAMRWSATPLLLALIMVELADLVFAVDSVPAIFAITTDPYLVYTSNIFAILGLRALYFALAAMVHRFRYLKYALALVLVFIGGKIFYTQFFGKPDPLIALGVTFALIGGGVLVSLWKTSRETKTAAAE, encoded by the coding sequence ATGGATGGTATGCTAGCAACGGTTTTCCTCGAATTTTTGGGAAAACCAATCTGGATTTGGCTTATTTTCATCGGCGTCGTGTTGACACTCCTGGTGTTGGACTTGGGAGTTCTCAACCGCCGCGACCATGTCATTGAAGTTGGTGAAAGCCTGAAACTGTCGGCTTTCTATATCGCCGTCGCAATGCTGTTCGGCGGCTGGGTCTGGTACTCGATGGGATCTGAGGCAGGTCTCCAGTACTATACGGGCTTCTTCGTCGAGAAAAGTCTGTCACTCGACAATGTTTTCGTCATATCGTTGATCTTCAGCTATTTCGCCGTGCCACGCGAATTGCAGCATCGCGTGCTGTTCTGGGGTATCCTAGGCGTCATCGTGCTGCGCGGTCTCATGATCGGCGCCGGTGCGGCACTGGTGTCGGAGTTCCACTGGGTCCTCTATCTCTTCGGTGCCTTCCTGGTGCTGACCGGCATCAAGATGCTGTTCGCGAAGGATGAGGAGACCAATCTCGGTGAGAATGCCGCCCTTCGCTTCCTGAAGCGCCATATTCGGGTGACCGACCGCTTCCATGGCCATCACTTCGTCGTCAAGGAGCCGAGCGGTCCGGGCGGTGCAATGCGCTGGTCGGCTACCCCGCTTCTGCTGGCCCTGATCATGGTCGAGTTGGCTGACCTTGTCTTCGCGGTCGACAGCGTGCCGGCGATCTTCGCCATCACCACCGATCCGTATCTGGTCTACACCAGCAACATCTTCGCCATCCTCGGCCTGCGCGCCCTGTACTTCGCTCTGGCGGCGATGGTCCATCGCTTCCGTTACCTGAAATACGCCTTGGCCTTGGTGCTGGTATTCATCGGCGGCAAGATCTTCTACACGCAGTTCTTCGGAAAGCCCGACCCGTTGATCGCGTTGGGCGTCACCTTCGCGCTGATTGGTGGTGGGGTTCTGGTATCGCTGTGGAAGACCAGCCGCGAGACCAAGACCGCGGCGGCCGAGTAA
- a CDS encoding transcriptional regulator GcvA translates to MSRRLPPLNALRAFEAAARHLSFTKAAEELHVTQAAVSHQIKALEEWLGLPLFRRMNRALALTEAGQNYLPPVREAMDTLSQATDRLIRADSSGTLTISTMPSFASKWLVPRLMRFQKRHPEMDVRVHSTSQVVDFARHDVDLAIRFGNGLWSDLRVERLLTEDIFPVGHPSLLAGDRPLVNPEDLRHHTLLHDDYNISWAVWCRAAGIDGVDTERGLRFDDSSFTLQAAINGHGIALARGVLVADDVAAGRLVRLFEVRLPGSLAYYVVAPPHYFSRPKVKAFRDWLFEEAGTG, encoded by the coding sequence ATGTCCCGCCGCCTGCCCCCGCTGAACGCGCTGCGCGCTTTCGAAGCCGCCGCGCGCCATCTTTCCTTCACAAAAGCCGCGGAAGAACTGCATGTGACGCAGGCCGCCGTCAGCCACCAGATCAAGGCGCTGGAGGAATGGCTCGGATTACCGCTGTTTCGCCGAATGAACCGGGCGCTGGCCTTGACCGAGGCCGGGCAGAATTACCTGCCGCCGGTGCGCGAGGCGATGGACACCCTGTCCCAGGCGACCGACCGGCTGATCCGTGCCGACAGCAGTGGCACGCTGACCATCTCCACCATGCCGAGTTTCGCGTCCAAATGGCTGGTTCCACGGCTGATGCGCTTCCAGAAGCGCCATCCGGAGATGGATGTGCGGGTGCACAGCACATCTCAAGTGGTGGATTTCGCCCGCCACGATGTCGATCTGGCAATCCGTTTCGGCAACGGCCTGTGGTCCGACCTGCGGGTGGAGCGCCTGTTGACCGAGGACATCTTCCCGGTCGGTCACCCATCGCTACTGGCAGGCGACCGGCCGCTGGTGAACCCGGAAGATCTGCGGCATCACACCTTGCTGCACGACGACTACAACATCTCCTGGGCGGTGTGGTGCCGGGCGGCGGGGATCGACGGGGTGGACACCGAGCGTGGCCTGCGATTCGACGATTCGTCCTTCACGCTGCAGGCGGCGATCAACGGCCACGGTATCGCCCTTGCGCGCGGAGTGCTGGTCGCCGACGACGTCGCCGCCGGCCGGCTGGTCCGTCTGTTCGAGGTGCGGCTGCCGGGAAGCCTCGCCTATTACGTGGTGGCGCCGCCACATTACTTTTCCCGGCCCAAGGTGAAGGCCTTCCGCGACTGGCTGTTCGAAGAGGCCGGAACGGGCTGA
- a CDS encoding GFA family protein, protein MTSGSNVATEQGRDGNRVWTGGCLCGGVRYAIDARPEPISVCHCAQCRRQHSHVGAYTGVPRAALRLLNDTTLMWYASSSRARRGFCAYCGAGLFWEALEQAPEDGEPRITVTAGSLDDADGLRVERHIFVDHKGAYYDIGDDGIERRTSTGET, encoded by the coding sequence GTGACCAGCGGGTCGAACGTCGCAACGGAGCAGGGCAGGGACGGGAATCGGGTCTGGACCGGCGGCTGCCTGTGCGGCGGCGTACGCTATGCGATCGATGCCCGGCCGGAACCGATCTCCGTCTGCCACTGCGCCCAGTGCCGCCGCCAGCACAGCCATGTCGGTGCCTATACCGGCGTGCCGCGTGCGGCGTTGCGCCTGCTCAACGACACGACGCTGATGTGGTACGCATCGTCCAGCCGGGCACGCCGCGGCTTTTGCGCATATTGCGGTGCAGGGCTGTTCTGGGAGGCACTGGAACAGGCTCCGGAGGACGGCGAACCGCGCATAACGGTGACTGCCGGCAGCCTGGACGATGCGGACGGACTGAGGGTCGAGCGGCACATCTTCGTCGACCACAAGGGCGCCTATTACGACATCGGCGACGACGGCATCGAACGCCGGACCAGCACGGGAGAGACGTGA